In a single window of the Flavivirga spongiicola genome:
- the proB gene encoding glutamate 5-kinase: MKKKRILLKVGSNTLTKETNNISRGKIEDIANQMAQLQDTCEFIIVSSGAIAVAKQFVKLESKQKDVFVKQALASIGQPHLIRIYQEIFREYGLLTSQCLLSYSDFEKQESKTNIVNTINVLVNNNYIPIINENDTVATDEIKFGDNDKLGALTASLLNADLFIIATNTNGIYTKESIENGIPKTIELVEDFNELKNQVVNFKSTHGTGGMQSKIDAITVAKQSNVETWIVNGLEDNFILNAMDNKVSLTKIK, encoded by the coding sequence AAAAAAGAATATTACTTAAAGTTGGCTCTAATACACTTACCAAAGAAACCAATAACATTTCTAGAGGTAAGATTGAAGATATCGCAAATCAAATGGCACAATTACAGGATACTTGTGAGTTTATTATTGTGAGTTCTGGGGCTATTGCAGTGGCAAAGCAGTTTGTGAAGTTAGAAAGTAAGCAAAAGGATGTTTTTGTAAAACAAGCTTTAGCGTCTATTGGTCAGCCACATCTTATAAGAATTTATCAAGAGATCTTCAGAGAATATGGGTTGCTAACATCCCAATGTTTATTGTCCTATTCAGACTTTGAAAAACAAGAAAGTAAAACCAATATTGTAAATACCATCAATGTACTGGTTAACAATAATTATATTCCAATTATTAATGAAAATGATACCGTGGCTACCGATGAAATTAAATTTGGAGATAATGATAAATTAGGAGCACTTACAGCGTCACTTTTAAATGCTGATTTATTTATAATAGCCACCAATACGAATGGCATTTATACTAAAGAATCTATTGAGAATGGTATCCCCAAAACTATTGAATTAGTTGAAGATTTTAACGAATTAAAAAACCAAGTAGTAAATTTTAAATCAACTCATGGTACAGGTGGGATGCAATCTAAAATAGACGCCATTACAGTAGCAAAACAATCGAACGTAGAAACATGGATTGTGAACGGATTGGAAGATAATTTCATCTTAAATGCTATGGATAATAAAGTATCGCTTACTAAAATAAAATAA